In a genomic window of Croceibacterium sp. TMG7-5b_MA50:
- the katG gene encoding catalase/peroxidase HPI, with product MDMKTGEMSGGCPFNDNVKPRTLLGRTNRDWWPDALPLEILGYGGVSPDPMGSDFNYTEAFKQLDYDALKADLLALMTDSKPWWPADYGHYGPFFIRMAWHAAGTYRTADGRGGANSGQQRFEPLNSWPDNGNLDKARRLLWPIKQKYGKHISWADLFILTGNVAIESMGGPVFGFGGGRKDVYEAERDIYWGSEDTMVGHADNKTRILPEEDLDLETPLAAIQMGLIYVNPEGRGGNMDPLQSAHDIKVTFERMAMNPEETVALTAGGHTFGKAHGAGDASLVDKSPGEAEIHLQGLGWTSKFETGIGAHTITSGIEGAWVNTPTEWSENYFRLLLDYEYEIVTSPAGARQWQPINQREEDMAPDAHNPGRKVPTMMTTADMALKVDPEFREISERFRNDHEAFKDAFARAWFKLTHRDMGPKVRYLGPEVPAEDLIWQDPVPAGTMPSDADVAGFKQAILGAGLSIGQLVRTAWASASTYRRSDHRGGANGARLRLEPQRGWAVNDPEELSQILSKIDGLRGSLSMADAIVLAGSAAVEQAARDAGFDVAVPFKGGRGDATQEWTDADSFAVMEPQADGFRNYLKTRQSVKTEELLLDRASLLGLSAPELTVLVGGLRVLGANQGDKPEGVFTTRKGQLTNDFFVNLLDMDTVWELVDESSDEEFIGYDRAGRQEKWRATRTDLIFGSNSQLRATAEVYAETGHEEKFVRDFIKAWTKVMDADRFDVESRPVGDRRV from the coding sequence GAGATGTCGGGCGGTTGCCCCTTCAACGACAACGTTAAGCCGCGCACCCTGCTCGGCCGAACGAACCGCGACTGGTGGCCCGATGCGCTGCCGCTGGAGATCCTGGGCTATGGCGGCGTGTCGCCCGATCCGATGGGCAGCGACTTCAACTATACCGAGGCGTTCAAGCAGCTCGACTACGATGCGCTGAAGGCCGACTTGCTGGCGCTAATGACCGATTCCAAGCCGTGGTGGCCGGCGGATTACGGGCATTACGGGCCGTTCTTCATCCGCATGGCGTGGCACGCGGCGGGCACATACCGCACCGCCGACGGGCGCGGCGGGGCCAATAGTGGCCAGCAGCGGTTCGAGCCGCTGAATTCCTGGCCCGATAACGGCAATCTCGACAAGGCGCGCCGGCTGCTGTGGCCGATCAAGCAGAAGTACGGCAAGCACATCAGCTGGGCCGACCTGTTCATCCTGACAGGCAACGTCGCCATCGAATCGATGGGCGGCCCGGTGTTCGGCTTCGGCGGCGGTCGCAAGGACGTGTACGAGGCGGAGCGGGACATCTACTGGGGCTCCGAAGACACGATGGTGGGTCATGCGGACAACAAGACCCGCATCCTGCCCGAAGAGGACCTCGACCTGGAGACGCCGCTGGCGGCGATCCAGATGGGGCTGATCTACGTCAACCCCGAAGGGCGCGGCGGCAACATGGACCCGCTGCAATCGGCGCACGACATCAAGGTGACGTTCGAGCGGATGGCGATGAACCCGGAGGAGACCGTCGCCCTCACCGCCGGCGGCCACACCTTCGGCAAGGCGCACGGCGCGGGCGATGCCAGCCTGGTCGACAAGTCGCCGGGCGAGGCGGAGATCCACCTGCAGGGCCTGGGCTGGACCAGCAAGTTCGAGACCGGCATCGGCGCGCACACCATCACCAGCGGCATCGAGGGCGCGTGGGTCAACACGCCGACCGAATGGAGCGAGAACTACTTTCGCCTGCTGCTGGATTACGAATACGAGATCGTCACCAGCCCGGCCGGCGCGCGCCAGTGGCAGCCGATCAACCAGCGCGAGGAGGACATGGCTCCCGACGCCCACAATCCGGGCAGGAAGGTGCCGACCATGATGACCACGGCGGACATGGCGCTGAAGGTGGACCCCGAGTTTCGCGAGATTTCCGAGCGGTTCCGCAACGATCACGAGGCGTTCAAGGACGCCTTCGCCCGCGCCTGGTTCAAGCTGACGCACCGCGACATGGGACCCAAGGTCCGTTACCTGGGGCCGGAGGTCCCGGCGGAAGACCTTATCTGGCAGGACCCGGTGCCGGCGGGCACGATGCCGTCGGACGCGGATGTCGCCGGCTTCAAGCAGGCGATCCTGGGCGCAGGTCTCTCCATCGGGCAACTGGTCCGCACGGCCTGGGCTTCCGCCTCGACCTATCGCCGGTCCGACCATCGCGGCGGTGCAAACGGTGCGCGGCTTCGGCTGGAGCCGCAGCGTGGCTGGGCGGTCAACGACCCGGAGGAGCTGTCGCAGATCCTGTCGAAGATCGACGGGTTGCGCGGGTCGCTGTCGATGGCCGATGCCATCGTCCTGGCCGGCAGTGCCGCGGTGGAGCAGGCGGCGCGTGATGCCGGCTTCGACGTCGCCGTGCCGTTCAAGGGTGGGCGTGGCGATGCCACGCAGGAATGGACGGATGCCGACAGCTTCGCGGTGATGGAGCCGCAGGCTGATGGCTTCCGCAACTACCTGAAGACGCGGCAGTCGGTGAAGACGGAAGAGCTGCTGCTCGACCGGGCATCCCTGCTGGGCCTGTCGGCGCCGGAACTGACGGTTCTGGTCGGTGGCCTGCGTGTGCTGGGCGCCAATCAGGGAGACAAGCCGGAAGGCGTGTTCACCACCCGCAAGGGGCAGCTGACGAACGACTTCTTCGTCAACCTGCTGGACATGGACACGGTGTGGGAGCTGGTCGACGAGAGCAGCGACGAGGAGTTCATCGGCTATGACCGGGCCGGCCGGCAGGAGAAGTGGCGGGCGACCCGCACCGACCTGATCTTCGGTAGCAACTCCCAGTTGCGTGCCACGGCGGAGGTTTATGCCGAGACGGGGCACGAGGAGAAGTTCGTGCGCGACTTCATCAAGGCGTGGACCAAGGTGATGGATGCCGACCGCTTCGACGTGGAAAGCCGCCCGGTGGGCGATCGCCGCGTCTGA
- a CDS encoding cation:proton antiporter, whose translation MNPAEAFLLAMLVIYTLPWLVWRLARTEPWAPLVVVQIVGGILLGPGVLGVAWPGAYAAIFTPATIGSLNGIAMWAVMLFVWIAGIELDTAEAWQRRAETGLTAALALLVPLLAGSAAAWLLLRAPGWRGAAGQDWQVVLGIGMACAVTALPILVLFLERLEILRSALGQRVLRYASLDDVAIWGVLALILLDWDRVGRQAGFLLGFIPAALAMRWLLARVRPADRWAISLAWLAACGFAGDWAGLHFMVGAFLSGMVLDARLFDQATMDRFRGFVLLALMPVFFLSTGLRTQWGMGGWTVFAAAALLLAAAVGGKLAGVGLAGRILRWPRGEALTIGWLLQTKALIMIIFANILLDRQIISADTFTALLLMALGSTMLTMPMVRRRLYDKAGPLPHGEGAGSGDPF comes from the coding sequence ATGAACCCGGCGGAGGCGTTCCTCCTGGCCATGCTGGTGATCTACACGCTGCCATGGCTGGTCTGGCGCCTGGCTCGGACGGAGCCGTGGGCGCCGCTGGTGGTGGTGCAGATCGTCGGCGGTATTCTGCTTGGCCCCGGCGTGCTGGGCGTCGCGTGGCCCGGCGCATATGCCGCGATCTTCACCCCGGCCACGATCGGATCGCTTAACGGGATCGCCATGTGGGCGGTCATGCTGTTCGTGTGGATCGCGGGGATCGAGCTCGACACGGCGGAGGCATGGCAGCGGCGGGCGGAGACGGGGCTCACCGCCGCGCTTGCCTTGCTGGTGCCGCTGCTGGCGGGCAGCGCCGCGGCATGGCTGCTGCTGCGGGCACCCGGCTGGCGGGGCGCCGCCGGGCAGGATTGGCAGGTGGTGCTGGGCATCGGCATGGCCTGCGCCGTCACCGCGCTGCCGATCCTGGTCCTGTTCCTGGAACGGCTGGAGATCCTGCGCAGCGCGCTGGGGCAGCGCGTGCTGCGCTATGCCAGTCTGGACGATGTGGCGATCTGGGGTGTGCTGGCGCTGATCCTGCTCGACTGGGATCGGGTCGGGCGGCAGGCCGGGTTCCTGCTCGGCTTCATCCCCGCCGCCCTCGCCATGCGCTGGCTGCTGGCGCGGGTGCGACCGGCCGATCGCTGGGCGATCAGCCTGGCATGGCTCGCCGCTTGCGGCTTCGCCGGCGATTGGGCTGGGCTGCACTTCATGGTCGGCGCCTTCCTGTCCGGCATGGTGCTGGATGCCAGGCTGTTCGACCAGGCGACGATGGACCGGTTCCGCGGTTTCGTGCTGCTGGCGCTGATGCCGGTGTTCTTCCTCTCCACCGGCCTGCGTACGCAATGGGGCATGGGCGGGTGGACGGTGTTTGCCGCCGCCGCGCTGCTGCTGGCCGCGGCCGTCGGCGGCAAGCTGGCGGGGGTGGGCCTGGCCGGCCGCATCCTGCGCTGGCCACGGGGAGAGGCGCTGACGATCGGCTGGCTGCTGCAGACCAAGGCGCTGATCATGATCATCTTCGCCAACATCCTGCTCGACCGGCAGATCATCAGCGCGGACACCTTCACCGCGCTGCTGCTGATGGCGCTCGGCAGCACGATGCTGACCATGCCGATGGTGCGGCGGCGCCTTTATGACAAAGCCGGCCCCCTCCCGCATGGGGAAGGAGCCGGCTCCGGCGACCCATTCTAG